The following proteins are co-located in the Silene latifolia isolate original U9 population chromosome 1, ASM4854445v1, whole genome shotgun sequence genome:
- the LOC141648673 gene encoding uncharacterized protein LOC141648673, whose protein sequence is MPDQNQSSDPYEYYDDPLYLSSSDQPFSQLTASLFDGTDFLSWKQDILMALAAKNKDGFINSTLLKPASTDKKFHQFIRCDLMVLKWILNSIDKPLRENPKYIRTAKELWDEIMERYGQSNFIEIYQLTQELNSATQYNASIIEYYSKVINLWETLESLDPVPGCSCGKLASCTCTLLKRMHARDQQAKLIKFLMGLNSGYDTVRTQILSMDHLPSLSKVLGLLQKIEKQKHLTDVVENLSDVNAYTSYKPSDVSHKFHKSGSQSDNNDPPKYCSHCKMNNHNLDDCFWVNKCTSCGKIGHSVDKCFHVVGFPNKNTKGNGKMPYNKHGHNPNVKKTANNVDTLEDFSPLGNDDGAGTSQTQPVQSMSFDSSMIDGLVISVVDQVLQRIYDSKPGLSSSNFAGILHYAHSATSNLFLNDWIIDTGAFDHMTYNINLMHNKTILKVPILIGLPDGTTKVVKIIGDVLLTPAITLKNVLLIADFRQNLLSNHSSNKCVATGKRVGDLYRFQTADTQSLVQKIAAA, encoded by the exons ATGCCTGATCAAAATCAATCTTCTGATCCTTATGAGTACTATGATGATCCACTCTATCTCTCATCTTCTGATCAACCTTTTTCTCAGCTTACTGCATCTTTGTTTGATGGCACTGATTTTCTCAGCTGGAAACAAGACATTCTCATGGCATTAGCAGCGAAGAATAAGGATGGGTTTATCAATAGCACCTTGCTTAAGCCTGCCAGTACTGACAAGAAGTTTCATCAGTTCATTCGCTGTGATCTTATGGTTCTCAAGTGGATACTTAACTCCATTGACAAGCCTCTGCGAGAAAACCCGAAGTATATCAGAACAGCAAAGGAGTTATGGGATGAGATAATGGAGAGGTATGGACAGTCAAATTTTATTGAGATTTATCAATTAACACAAGAATTGAATTCTGCAACTCAATATAATGCCTCTATAATTGAGTATTATAGCAAGGTTATAAACTTGTGGGAAACACTAGAAAGTTTGGATCCTGTTCCAGGCTGTTCCTGTGGTAAATTAGCTTCTTGCACATGTACTTTGCTTAAAAGAATGCATGCTAGAGATCAACAAGCAAAATTGATTAAATTCTTGATGGGATTAAACTCTGGGTATGACACTGTACGTACACAGATTCTTTCTATGGATCATTTACCTTCTTTGAGTAAAGTTTTGGGCTTATTACAAAAGATAGAAAAACAAAAACACCTTACTGATGTTGTTGAAAATCTTTCTGATGTGAATGCTTATACGAGTTACAAACCTTCTGATGTGTCTCATAAGTTTCACAAATCAGGCAGTCAGTCTGATAATAATGATCCACCAAAGTATTGCAGTCACTGTAAAATGAACAATCATAATCTGGATGATTGTTTTTGGGTCAACAAGTGCACTTCTTGTGGCAAAATAGGTCATTCAGTTGACAAATGTTTTCATGTTGTTGGGTTTCCTAACAAGAATACTAAGGGTAATGGTAAGATGCCTTACAATAAGCATGGTCATAATCCTAATGTCAAGAAAACAGCAAATAATGTGGATACTCTTGAAGATTTCTCTCCTCTGGGTAATGATGATGGGGCTGGTACATCTCAGACTCAACCTGTTCAGTCTATGTCCTTTGATTCTTCCATGATTGATGGTTTGGTAATTTCTGTAGTGGATCAAGTTCTACAGAGGATTTATGATTCTAAGCCTGGACTGTCATCTTCTAATTTTGCAGGTATACTTCACTATGCTCATTCTGCTACTTCTAACTTGTTTCTTAATGATTGGATAATAGACACAGGAGCATTTGATCATATgacatataatattaatttgatgcATAATAAGACTATTTTGAAGGTTCCTATATTGATTGGTTTGCCAGATGGTACTACTAAAGTTGTTAAAATTATTGGTGATGTTTTGCTAACACCTGCTATTACTCTGAAGAATGTTTTGTTAATAGCTGACTTTAGACAAAATCTGTTATCA AACCATTCCAGTAATAAATGTGTTGCAACAGGAAAAAGAGTAGGAGACTTATATAGGTTTCAGACAGCTGATACTCAGTCTCTAGTACAAAAAATTGCTGCTGCTTAA